The sequence ACGACCAGCGCCATCAGGATGATGTTGATTTGCCCGAGGAAGATCGTGCGCCACACCGGTTCGAGACCGAAGAACACGATGGTGAAGACCAGCGTGATCCTCGCGGGTGAGGCCAGGAGCGCGAGACCGCCCTCCTGCCGGGGAAGCGAGGCGATCGTCACGCGGACGACCAGCGCGAGCGCCAGGAACGAGACGGCAGCGACCACGCCCCAGGCGATCTGGACGGGGAAGAACGCCAGCGGGGCGAACAGCAGCGCGGCGGCAGGCGGGTAGGTGAACGGCAGCAACGCCCACCACGGCTCCGAGCCGAGCGTATTGCCCGCGTACAGCGGGTCTGACTGCAACAGCGTCAGCGCACCCGCCCGGTACACGGCGCTGTCCACCCCGAGCCGCCAGTCGAACAACCAGCCCAGCACACCCGCGACGACGGCCAGCGCGGGCAACACCGCCAGCAGGGCGATCGAGCGCGGCCTTCCCGACAGCCTGCCAAGGGACGCCCTCAGTGACAGGAACGGCTCATCGCCGGGGCGAACCTCGGAACCGGTGGTGGTGGACATCGGACGCTTCACCACTCGCCACACATCGACTGCCTCACGGAAACAAGGTAATCACGATCCGGCGTAAACAGGGCCGTCAGCCCCGAACCGGCCCCCGCCCACCGATGTCCTCCGATGGAGTGACAGCGGGTGTCGTGGTTCCGGCGCGACCGCACCCGAGGCATGCTGCCCTGTGGCGAGTCGGCACACTTGCCGCACCGCTCGATGTTCTCCGCGCAGCGAGGAAGGACAGCCGTGACCACCGACTCCCCGAGTCCGAACGGCCGCAGCGACGCCGACCTCATCGCGTCGGTCCGTGCGGGCCGGATCGAGGAGTACGGCACGCTCTACGACCGGCACGCCACAGCGGCCACCCGCCTCGCGCGGCACCTGTGCCCCGCCACCGCCGACGCCGACGCCGTCGTGGCTGAGTCGTTCGCGACGGTGCTCGACGCGCTGCGGGACGGCGAAGGCCCGGACCACGCCTTCCGCGCCTACCTGCTGACCACCGTTCGCCGCACCGCCCACAGCAGGGCCAGGGCCTCCGGCCGGGTGCGCCAGGCCGGAGTCACGGCCATGGGGGCTGTGGCAGGAACCCGAGCGGTCTCCTCCGATCCGTCGGCCGGAGAACTCGAACACTTCGAACGCAGCCTGGTGGCTCGCGCGTTCCACCGGCTTCCCGGACGCTGGCAGACCGTGCTGTGGCACACGGTGATCGAGCAGCAGCCCGCCTCGGAGGTCGCGCCGCTGCTCGGCATCTCGCCGGGCGCGGTGCCTGCGCTGGCCTACCGCGCCCGCGCGAGCCTGCGGCAGGAGTACCTCCAGGCGCATCTCGCGGAGACGTCGTCGCCGCGGTGCAGGGCGACGGCGACCAAGCTCGGCGCGGGAACGAGGGACGGGCTGTCCTTGCGGGAGCGCGCGCAGGTCGAGCAGCACCTCGATCACTGTGCGCGGTGCAGGGCACTCGCCGACGAACTCGCCGATGTCAACGCCTCGCTGCGCGGGGTGGTGGCCTTCCTCGTGCTGGGCAGCGCCACCCTCGACTACCTCACGGACAGCGGAGCGGCGTCATCGGCGATCACTGCTGTCCACGCGGCAACGAAATCCGGTGAGCCCGGCCCCCGCCAGTTCCTCGGCGTCGCGGTGTCAGGTGTCGCGCTCGCCACCGCCGTGGCCGTCGCGCTCGGGGCAGGCGGTGTGGGCACCGCGCCCGTCGCCCACCGGCCGCAGGAGAGTGAGCGGCCCGCGCCTCCGCCGGTGTCGGCACCCGCGACGCCGTCCCCGACGCCCGTGGGACCGCCGTCACACCCGTCACTTCCCCCGCTGCCTGCCCCGGAGCTGAGGCCGGATTCCTACCGGCAGCTCCGGCCACCCCTCCCGCAGTCGCCGGAAACGCGGCCGGTGTCGCCTCCACCGGCGCTGCCTCCACCGCCGTTTCCTCCCGCAGACCCCGCCACACCGGTCGAGCCCGCTCCACCCGCCGCCCAGCCTGAGGAACCGCTTCCCTCGCCTGGCACCGATCCCGGAGGGGACACCGGCAACGAGGTCCCACCACCGGACCCTGCGCCGAGACCGAAGGTTTCGGCGTCCGTTCCCGGCGACGGCATCAGGCTGGACGCGGGAGGTGAGGCCAGAAATCTCGACGTGGCACTGCACAACGACGGTGAGGCCACGGCCGCAGGCACCGCTGTGGCCCTGACCCTTCCCGACGGCGTCACCACCGTCGCGCAGCAGCCCGGGGAAGGCGCCGACCCCGGAGACGGCACCCCGCCTGAAGAGGAGGATGACGGGCTCGGAACCGGCATCACCTCCGAAAACGACACCACACCCGAGCCGCGAACCGACGGCGGTCGGACCGAATCCACGGCTCCGGGACACGAGCCAGGCACGCCACCTGCTGTGTCCTGTCCTCCAGGCCGGGGAACCGTCGTGTGCGAGGTTCCCGGCGGGCTGGAACCTCGCGAGCGGGAAGTGGTGCGCTTCCGCGTGACCGCCGCCCCCGAGGCGGAATCCGGTGCCGCGGAGGGGCGGGTGACGGTGGCGGGCGGCGACCCGGTGCGCTTCACCGTCCCGATCGCCGTCCGGCAGGACGTCGCGCGGCTCGACGTCGGCGTGACGGGAAGGCAGCTGCACATCGAGGTCCGCAACGAGGGAGCGCGTCCCGCCATCGCCTCAGTCTCGGTGTCCCTCGACGTACCCGGTCTCGTGCTGTACGCCGAGGACCTGGAATGCGAGGCCGAGCCGCTGCACTGCGTCTCCCCTGCCCCGCTCGACCCTGGGCAGAGCACTCACCTTGAGGTGTTCGTCCCGCCGGGTCACGACGCCGACATCGTGACGGTCACCGCATCCGTCGGTGAGGACACGACGTCGGAGGTCGTCGAGCTCATGTCCCTCCTGCGCCTCGATGAGCCCGAACCCGGAGCATCCGAACCCGGCGACTCGTCGCGGCCATCCTCGTCGAGTCCGTCCGGGACGGCCCCCTCCACAACTCCTGCCGGCCCCGACCCGGCGGGGCCGGCGGCTGCCTCGACAGCGCTTCCGCAGGCGCCCGTGTCCTCGTCGTTCCCGGTGTTTCCGCAGGCGCCCTCGGAAGAGGTCGCCGAGGATGATGACGCTCCGTCACTGCTCGGAACACTCCTGCGGCAGCAGCATCGACGCTCCGGACGGCTCCGGCGGCGCGCCGGGTTCCCGGTTCACCCACGTCCCTCTGCGTAGACTGCGCGACGTGGCCGTCGTCGGATCTGTTCTCGCCCGCCTTCCCGCGCCCCTGCGCGCGATCCTGGTGAAGCACCGGGAGCTGCTGAAGTTCGCGCTGGTGGGCGGCACGACGTTCGTCGTGGACAACGCCATCTGGTACCTGCTGAAACTGACGATCCTGACATCGAAACCCACGACGGCGAAGGCCATCGCGATCATCATCGCCACCATCGTGTCGTACGTGTTGAACCGCGAGTGGTCCTTCCGCACGAGGGGAGGCAGGGAACGCGCTCACGAAGCGGCGCTGTTCTTCCTGGTCAGCGGTGTCGCGGTCGTCATCAATCTGATCCCGCTGCTCATGTCACGCTACGTGTTCGACCTGGAGGTCCCGCACGTCTCCCGGTTCGTCCAGGAGGCCGCCGACTTCGCCAGTGGATCGATCATCGGCATGCTCCTGGCGATGGCGTTCCGGTTCTGGGGTTTCCGGAGGTGGGTCTTCCCCGACGAACTCGGCCGCACACGGCGCGATGCCCCCACCGACGACGCCGCGGCCTCGGGCGCGCACCGCTGAAGCAAGGCGGGCGCCCACACGCCCACAGCCGACACACCCGCACAGTGCTGCGTGGTCGAACACATCAGTCCGTCACCGTGGGTGGCGGGCGAGTCGCCAGGTCAGGTGCTGCCGGGGGTAGACCCGGACCCTGGCCTGACGCATGTTCAGGGTCATTTTTCCCCCTTCTCAGTTCCTCGAACCGAGTCCGCAGGCAGCGCGCCCAAGATCTTCCCCGCCGTACCCGCTACCTCGGCACCCGCTCGGCGGGCCAGCTCACGCCGACCACATCACTGGGCCTCGGCACCCGCAGGAAGAGACTGAACGTGGCAGGCCGTTTCGCCGAGAGCTCCAGCCTTCCGCCGTCGGCCTCGGCGAGTGCCCGCGCCAGCGCGAGTCCCACCCCCGTCGAGCCGCTGCCGGAGAAACCCCGCTCGAACACATGCGACGCGAGATCGTCCGGAATGCCCGTTCCCGTGTCGGCGACCTGCACCACCACGGTGTTCTCGTTCTCGCCCCTGCGCGCCGTCACCGTGACCGTGCCAGCACCGTGCTTGGCGGAGTTGTCGAGCAGCACGCCGAGGACCTCCCTCAACCGTCCCGGCGTCGCTCGCGCCCTCAACCCCTCACCCACCCGCAGCCGCAGGGAACGGTTGTGCCGTTTGAACACGGGCCGCCACTCGTCGGCCACCTCGCCGAGCAGCACGGAAAGGTCAACGGGCTCGACCCTCACCTCGCTCGCGGCTCGGGCCGCGGCCAGCAGCTCGTCGAGCACGGCGGCCAGCCGATCGGCCTGCTCCTGCGCGGTTCGCGCCGAATCGGCGACCTCCTCGTCGGGATGGGTGGTGAGCGCCTCCAGCCTCAGCTGCAACGCGGTCAGGCGGCTGCGCAGCTGATGGGACACGTCACCGACGAGTTGCCGCTCCCGCTGCACCAACTGCGCCAGCGCGGTGGCCGACGCATCGAGTGCGTCTGCCACCGCGTCCAGTTCGGCGACGTCGTAGCGGCGCGAGTCGGGGCGGAAATCGCCCGCGCCCAGCCGCACCGCGCGATCCGCCACGTGGCGCAGCGGCCGTGCCAGCCGCCGTGCCGTCACTGTGGCCACCACGGTTCCCGTGCCCACCGAGAGCACCACCAGCAGCAGCACCGCTGCCGCGACCTGCGTTTGCTGTGTGCGCATCGGCTGGGCGGGGATCGCCAGCCGCACCGTGCCGTTCTGCGCGATGGGCACGGTCTCCACGACGACGTCCTGCCCCAGCGCCCTCCCGTACCTCAGAGTTGGCGTGTCAGGGCGGACCACGGTGAGGTTGCCGTTCTTCGGCACCGCAACCCGCACGTGACTGAGGTCGAGCGGGCGGCCGTCCGCGAGCTGGTCGTCGAGGATCGCGGCGATGCGCTGCGCGCTCGACGCCAGATCTTCCCTGGTGAGGTTGTCCACGAGGAGCCAGCCCGTGACGCCGAGCGGAATGCCCAGGGCGACACCCGTCACAGCGACGGCGAGCAGGATCGCGAGCAGGATGCGACGACGCACGGCCGGCCTTCTAGTCGGTGTTGAACCGGAACCCGACGCCGCGCACGGTGGCGATGTGTTCCTCACCGGGTCTGCGGGCCGTCCCGTTCGCGGCCCTGGCGAGCTTGCGCCGCAACCACGACATGTGCATGTCCAGCGTCTTCGACGTCCTCGACGTCTCCGGCGAGAGGTCGTTCCACACCTCGGAGAGGATCTCTTCCCTGCTGACGACCTGGCCCGCCCTGGTGAGCAGCACCCTCAGCAGCTCGAATTCCTTGTTGGCGAGCGCGATCTCCCTGCCCTCCACGGTGACGACCCTCGCGCCGACGTCCATCCGCACGCCGCCCGATTCGAGAACCTCGGGCGCCCTGCGGCGCAGTAGCGCGCGGATGCGGGCCAGCAGTTCGGCCAGCCGGAACGGCTTGGCCACGTAGTCGTCGGCCCCGGCGTCGAGCCCGACGACGAAGTCCACCTCGTCGGTTCTCGCCGTGAGCATGAGCACCGGAAGCCCCTGATCGGTGGCGCGCAGCCGCCTGCACACCTCGAGACCGTCCATGCCGGGCAGCCCGAGATCGAGGACGAGCAGGTCAACCCGGTCCCGTGCCGTGGCGTCCAACGTCGATGGCCCGTCGGCCACCACCGTGACCTCGTACCCCTCCCTGCGCAGGGCGCGCGACAGCGGTTCGGCGATCGCCGGATCGTCTTCGGCAAGTAGGACCACGCTCACCTTGCCAACCTTACGGCTCACCGGCATGAAACCATCGTGACCGTGTTGGGATACTCCGTTGACCTGGTCTTGGCCAAGCGGCTCGCGGACGCGGCCGACGCGATCACCACGGCGCGCTTCCGCGCACTCGATCTCGGGGTGGATCGAAAGCCCGACCGCACGCCCGTGACGGACGCCGATACGGCCGTCGAGGACGCGGTACGCGACCTGCTCGCCCTCGAACGCCCCGGCGACGCCGTCGCCGGTGAGGAACGCGGCGGTTCGGCGACCGCGCCCGGCCGGGTGTGGGTGATCGATCCCATCGACGGCACCAAGAACTTCCTGCGTGGCGTGCCGGTGTGGGCCACGCTGATCGCGCTCGTCGAGGACGGTGTTCCCGTCGTGGGCGTGGTGAGCGCGCCGCTGCTCGGCAGGCGCTGGTGGGCGGCGTCCGGTGAGGGCGCGTGGCTGCGGGACTCGGCAGGCGAGCACCGGATCTCCGTGTCGAAGGTCGCGGCGCTGGACGACGCGACGGTCTCCACCACCGACCTCGGCTCCTGGGTCGAACACCACTCCCGCGATGCCTACCTGCGGCTCGTGGACGCCTGCTGGGAAAGCCGCGCGTTCGGCGACTTCTGGCAGCACTGCCTCGTGGCCGAGGGCGCGCTCGACATCGCCGCCGAACCCATCGTGAACCCGTGGGACGTGGCGCCGTTGCGCGTGCTCGTCACCGAGGCCGGTGGCCGGTTCAGCGACCTCGCGGGACGTGGCGGCATCGACGGCGGCTCGGCACTCTCCACCAACGGCCTGCTGCACGACCGTGCGCTGGAGATCGTGGCGAGCGGAGGAGGCGAGGGCTGACGGGGCTGACGGTCCCGCATCGCGAGCGCGCGGCACACGCTCACGGCAGCACGCCGACCGCTCCCCGTGCCACCTGCGCCCACGCGAGCCTTCCGAACAGGTAGTGGCACGCGACCTGCTCGTTGGAGAACCGGGCCCAGTCGTAGCGGTTGCCCTGCTCCCGCCAGAAAACCTCCCAGGCGACCTCGCCGTCGAGTCCTTCCTCCTCGGTGCGGAGCAGGCACCACGCGTTGTCGGTCTCACTGCCGATCGAGACGACTTCGCCCGGCACGCCGACGGCGTCCAGCCAACGCTTGATCGACTCGAAGTTCATGCCCTCTCCTCGAACGTGATGTCCGCCAGATGGCCGAGCACCACAAGCTCGGCCGCCGAATACACCGTCCGGTAGCGCACACCGCCACCGGGTTGACCGAACCACGGCGCCGACACCGCTTTCCACGCGGGCACCTGCCTGACCACCCGGTACCGGCGGTATCCGCTGCCGAGATGCCACGGCGGCAACGAACGCTGCGCGAATCGTGTGCCGTCGGCGGCGAACACGCGGCCGTGTGCCGAACCGAACCGGTCCAGCACCTCTCCCTCCTCCAGCAGCACCGGCTCGCCCGGTTCGTGACAGCCCTCGGGAAACCGCTCGGGCGGCGGCCACGCGAACTCGGGCCGCTCGCCGTCGCGCACGAGGTAACGACGATCCCACTCCAGTTCGGAAACCTCCCCGAGCGGATCATGCCCCTCGATCACCTCGGCGGGCACACCGGGCAGCACCTCGGCCGGTGGGGGCGCGGGACGCCTGCCGCCACCACGCAGAGCGGACAGTGCGGGCTCGACGTCGAGCAGGCCAGAATCCGGGTGATCGTGAGGAGGGAATCGTGCGACGCCGAAGTCCGCCTCCTCCTCGGGCGCGGGCAACTGCCTCGCCGGGGTGTCGGAGGCGACCGGCAGGTGCCCGATGGGAAACATGTGGACCACGAAGAGAGCGACGACGCTCTCCCGTTCCTGCCGGGGCGCACCCACCGCGACGGCCGAGGCACCCGGATGCGGCGCGGGCGGCTGGGGACGCGGCGGGGCAGGCGGTGGAGCCGGAGCCTGCTGGTGCGGAGACTGCTGTCCGGGCTGCGGTTGTCGGGGCTGCGGTTGTCCCGGCGGCTGCTGCACCGGCTGGGGATGCTGCGCTGCCGGGGCTTGAGGCGCTGGGCCCTGTTGCCCGTGCGGCGCGGCGGGATTCGGTGCGTTCCACTGGACCGCCCTGCCCTGCGGCGGAGCCTGCGCCCCCGGAGCCTGGGGCGGGACGCCCTGCGGCACCGCACCGAACTGCGCTTGCTGCCCGCCCGGCGCGTACATCGGAGGCTGGACCTGCGCCCCGTAGCCGCCCCACTGCGGCGGCGCCCCGTACTGCGGCATGTTGGGGACCACGGTGGGGGCCACAGGAGGATGCTGGTAGGCGGCAGGAGGCGGGACGGCGCTCGGCAGGGCCGACGGCGCGAGGCCGGACAAGTGCGTGTGCCCGACCTGCCCCACGTGTCCAGCCTGTGGACCCGCGAAGGGAGGCTGGCCGCCCGCATCGGGCGGACGCAGGACTGTACCGCTGGGCGGGGTTGGGGCATCGGCACCGATGCCGGGCACGAACTGCCCGCTCGGTGGTGTGGGCAACTGCGCGATCGCGATCGGGCCGGTGTCCTCGGCGGCGTCGTCGTCGAGCGGCGGGATGCCGCCGTGCGTTTCCTCGCCCGAATCCGGAAGCAGTGGCTCGTCGGCCGGGTCGAGCCGCTCGGCGATGATCGACTCCGGAAGCCCGGCGAGGCCGGTGTCCTCCGCCTGCTCGGTGAAACCGGGCTCGGCCGGAACCCCGGCGAGACCGCCGTCCTTCACCGGACCCGCGCCGGTCATCTCCCGCACAGCCCCGGCGAGACCGGCGTCCTCCCCCTGCCCCGCGCCGGTCATCTCCCGCACAGCCCCGGCGGCACCTGCTGCGTCACCCACCGCTCCGGCCACGGCACCGGCAACACCTCCAGGCTGCCCGGCCTGCTCGGCGTGACGCGTGACGCCCTCCACCGGAGCGGCCGAAGACGACACCGCCTCGACGAGGTCCCTGGTCACCATCCCGAGATCACCCGCCGCGCCGCGCAGCACCGTGTCCACCGCGAGCAGTGCCGAAGGATGTCCTGCGTCGGCGGCCACGAGCGCGGCGTTCCTTGTCGTCGCCGCGTCCACGAGTCTCCGCACGATCTCCACCTTCGCCCTGCCCACCTGCTCGGCCGCGTTGTCGAGCCGGTCGGCGGCCAGCGTGGCGTTCCGAGCGGCCTCCGCGAGCGACCCCGAGTCGGGGTCCGCGAGGGTGGCCCACCGCTGCCTCGCGGTCTCGGCAGCGGGGCCGGACATCGCCGCGAGGGCCCTCTCCGCACACGTGTCCGCCTCACCGGCGAGCGAGGTCAGCTCTCGTGCCGCTTTCCGCCACGCCTCCGCCTGCTCGCGCAACGCGTCCTCGTCGGCTTCGGGCCAGCTCACCCCGGTCGCGTCCGCGATCCCGGCGAGTTCGGCAGGCAGTTCCACACCCATGGCAGGCACCTACCCCGCGCGATCCGGCTCGTCGGTGGCGTTGACCGCGTTCGCGGCGTCGGCGTCGGCGGTGAGGTACGCCGTCGCCGCCTCGGCCAGCGCGGTGCCGAACTCCTCGAACGCCCCTGCCACGCCGTTCACCTGCCGCAGCGCGTGATCGGCCGCCTCGACGTGCGTGGCCGCGAAACTCTCCCCCACGGCATCACCGCCCCACGGCCGGGGCACGGCCTGAAGCGCCTCGGCGAGTTCGCTCGCGACGGCACGCGCCCGCTCCGCCAGCGCCGCCAGTTCGCCAGCACCCGCTCTCAGCCTGCTGGGATCGACCTCGAACCCGCCCGGCGCGCTCATCGGGCCTTGGACCATTCGCTGTCGTCGAGCCAGTTCTGATCCTCGAACGTGTCGTCGGAGTCGTCGAGCGGCTGGACCGCGAGTTCGTCCTCGGTCAGGTCGGCTGTGCCCGACAGCACCGATCCCGGCTCGGCCACCCTTCCGAGCGCGGGAGCCATGATCTCCTCCGCGCCGCAGAACGCCTCAGCACCCGCCTCCCTGGCCGCGCGCACGATATGCGCGGCCAGCTCCGAAGGCCGGTACCGCGTGTACGCCTCGGCGTCGATCACCAGGTCGGTCAGTTCGCCGCGCGCACCGACCGTGGCCGTCACCAGCCCGTCCGCGCTCTGCGCCGACGCGCTGACGCGGGCGAGGCGCCTGTGCACGTCGGCGAGCTGGTCCCTGCTGCGGCGGTAGTCGGCGAGCAACTCCTCCACCTGCGCCCGGTGCTCGGTCACGGCCTCTCCCCCGACGTCGAAGGGTCACTGATGACGGCTCTTGATGACGACAGTGGCCCCGTCTTGGACGCGTGGTCCGCCCGATCGGTTCCCGTACCCCATCGGCATCCGTCGTGGACGGCTTGACGACCGGGTCACGCCCTATCCCGCGAGGGCCCGCACGACCCTCGACGGGCTCGGCCTGCCCAGTTGCTTCGACATCCACACGCTGGTCTCGACGAGCGCGTCGAGATCGACACCATGCTCGATGCCGAGCCCGTCGAGCAGCCACACGAGGTCCTCGGTGGCGAGGTTGCCGGTGGCCGACTCCGCGTAGGGGCAGCCGCCGAGGCCACCGGCGGAGGAATCCACCGTGGTCACGCCCTTCCGCAGCGCGGCGAGGGTGTTGGCGAGCGCCTGCCCGTAGGTGTCGTGGAAATGCACGGCGAGGTCGCCGACCGCGACCCCTGCGGCCGTGAAGGTGTCGATCACGTGCTCGACGCTCGCGGCCGTGGCGACGCCGATGGTGTCGCCGAGCGACAGCTGCGAGCACCCCGCGTCGAGCAGGCGCTTGCCCACGGCCAGCACCTGTTCGGCAGGCACGGCGCCCTCCCACGGGTCGCCGAAACACATCGACACGTAACCCCTGACGTCGAGGCCCGCCTCTCGCGCCTGGCCGATCACCGGCTCGAACATGGCGAACTGGGCGTCGAGGCCGGAGTTCAGGTTGCGCTGGGCGAAGGTCTCCGTGGCGCTGGCGAACACGGCGATGTGGCTCACCCCCGCCGCGAGCGCGCGGCTCAACCCGCGCGCGTTGGGCACGAGCACCGGGTAGCGAACGCCGTCGCGCGGCGAGAGCCGGGACAGCAACTCCTCGGCGTCGGCGAGCTGTGGCACCCACTTCGGGTGCACGAAACTCGTGGCCTCCAGCGTGGTGAGCCCCGCGAGCGCGAGCCGGTCGAGGAATTCCAGCTTCACCTCGACGGGCACGACGTTCGCCTCATTCTGAAGTCCGTCGCGGGGGCCGACCTCCCAGATCGTCACGCGCGACGGCAACGAACCGTCGGTGCCGAGTCGTTCGGGAAGGCCGAGTTCACGCACGCCCATAACGCTCCTGCCGTCCGGGTTCGTGACCAGCATCGTCGTGCTCGTCACGCGGTTGATGATCGTCGTAGGGGTTGTCGTTGACCTGACGGTAGATGTAGGTGTGCATGCGCTCGACCTGGGGGATGTCGTCGAAGGTCAGCGGCTCGTCCGACGCCGACTCGATGATCAGCGTGCCGCAACCGAAGATGCGGTCAACGAGTCCGTGCTCGAACCGCACGCTATGGATGCGCTGCATCGGGATGTCGATGCCGGTGCGCCTGATCACGCCTTCCCGCACGATGACCCTGTCCGTGGTGACGACGAAATGGGTGGTTCGCCACCGGACGAACGGGGTGAGCACCAGCCAGATCACGAGGATGCCACCGACCGAGGCGACGACGATGGTAGCGACCATGTCCCACGGCGGTTCCAGTTCACCGGCCTTCATGGCGAGCCAGACCCCCGCCACCACGGTCACCAGCAGCACGAACACGGGGAAGACGAGCATCTTGAAATGTGGATGCTTGTGCGCCACGACGTGCTCGCCCTCGCTGAGCAGACTGTCGGGATAGGCCACCTCGGACACCCCCACCATTTGTGCTTGGCCGCAGGCCTCACCGTACCGCGTACGACGGCATTCCACGCCCGTCCACGGCGAGGCCCACGTGGCCGTGTCGCACGGGGGCTAGCCCGGAAGCGACCTCAGGTGGATCACATCGGCGGCGAACACCGTGCGCCGCCCCTTGCCCTCCTCATCGACCACGAGCGCACCCGCCGGATCGACGTCAACGGCCGTGCCGAGCCGCGACTGCGCACCGGCCACTTCGAGCCGGATCCGCTGCCCGAGAGTGGCGCAGCGCTCGCGGTACTCGTCGAGCAGACCGGCGGCCGCGAGGTCACCGCGCGCCTGCCGCCACGGCAACTCCCGCTCGTGCAGCGCGGCCAGCAGCAAGGCGGCCACGTCGGTGCGGTCGGTGGTGCGGGCCCGCTGCTCGGCGAGCGAGGTGGCAGGCAACCCGCCGGGCCCCGGCCGCACGGTCTGCCCCGTGCGGCTGTCCCGCAGCGGCAGCACGTTCACCCCGATTCCCAGCACCACGGCCTGTTCGTCGGAGGACACGGCCTCGGCGAGCACCCCGGCGCACTTGGCGCGCTCCGGGCCGGCGAGGACGTCGTTGGGCCACTTGAGCACCGCGTCAACGCCGAGAGCGTCCGTGACGTCGGTCAGCGCGAGCCCCGCGACGGCCGCGAGTGAACCCAGAGCGGCCATGGGCACCTCGGCGGGTCGCAGCAACACGCTCAGGTACACGCCCTTGCCGGAAGGCGACACCCAGCCCCGCCCCCTGCGGCCTGCTCCGGCCGTCTGCTCCTCGGCGATTAGCACGGTTCGGTCGGGAGCGCCCTCGGCCACCGCCGCCCGCAGATCGGCGTTCGTCGATCCGGTCCTCTCGACGACGTCGATCGCGGCGTAGGGGCCGACCGGTGCGAGCAACTGTGAGCGCAGCCTGCTCACGTCGAGGTGTCGCGACGCTGTCACACCCTCCACCCTAG comes from Saccharomonospora xinjiangensis XJ-54 and encodes:
- a CDS encoding ATP-binding protein; translated protein: MRRRILLAILLAVAVTGVALGIPLGVTGWLLVDNLTREDLASSAQRIAAILDDQLADGRPLDLSHVRVAVPKNGNLTVVRPDTPTLRYGRALGQDVVVETVPIAQNGTVRLAIPAQPMRTQQTQVAAAVLLLVVLSVGTGTVVATVTARRLARPLRHVADRAVRLGAGDFRPDSRRYDVAELDAVADALDASATALAQLVQRERQLVGDVSHQLRSRLTALQLRLEALTTHPDEEVADSARTAQEQADRLAAVLDELLAAARAASEVRVEPVDLSVLLGEVADEWRPVFKRHNRSLRLRVGEGLRARATPGRLREVLGVLLDNSAKHGAGTVTVTARRGENENTVVVQVADTGTGIPDDLASHVFERGFSGSGSTGVGLALARALAEADGGRLELSAKRPATFSLFLRVPRPSDVVGVSWPAERVPR
- a CDS encoding glycohydrolase toxin TNT-related protein (This protein contains a domain related to Tuberculosis Necrotizing Toxin, which is the C-terminal effector domain of outer membrane channel protein CpnT, and which has a lethal NAD+-glycohydrolase activity.); amino-acid sequence: MGVELPAELAGIADATGVSWPEADEDALREQAEAWRKAARELTSLAGEADTCAERALAAMSGPAAETARQRWATLADPDSGSLAEAARNATLAADRLDNAAEQVGRAKVEIVRRLVDAATTRNAALVAADAGHPSALLAVDTVLRGAAGDLGMVTRDLVEAVSSSAAPVEGVTRHAEQAGQPGGVAGAVAGAVGDAAGAAGAVREMTGAGQGEDAGLAGAVREMTGAGPVKDGGLAGVPAEPGFTEQAEDTGLAGLPESIIAERLDPADEPLLPDSGEETHGGIPPLDDDAAEDTGPIAIAQLPTPPSGQFVPGIGADAPTPPSGTVLRPPDAGGQPPFAGPQAGHVGQVGHTHLSGLAPSALPSAVPPPAAYQHPPVAPTVVPNMPQYGAPPQWGGYGAQVQPPMYAPGGQQAQFGAVPQGVPPQAPGAQAPPQGRAVQWNAPNPAAPHGQQGPAPQAPAAQHPQPVQQPPGQPQPRQPQPGQQSPHQQAPAPPPAPPRPQPPAPHPGASAVAVGAPRQERESVVALFVVHMFPIGHLPVASDTPARQLPAPEEEADFGVARFPPHDHPDSGLLDVEPALSALRGGGRRPAPPPAEVLPGVPAEVIEGHDPLGEVSELEWDRRYLVRDGERPEFAWPPPERFPEGCHEPGEPVLLEEGEVLDRFGSAHGRVFAADGTRFAQRSLPPWHLGSGYRRYRVVRQVPAWKAVSAPWFGQPGGGVRYRTVYSAAELVVLGHLADITFEERA
- a CDS encoding sigma-70 family RNA polymerase sigma factor codes for the protein MTTDSPSPNGRSDADLIASVRAGRIEEYGTLYDRHATAATRLARHLCPATADADAVVAESFATVLDALRDGEGPDHAFRAYLLTTVRRTAHSRARASGRVRQAGVTAMGAVAGTRAVSSDPSAGELEHFERSLVARAFHRLPGRWQTVLWHTVIEQQPASEVAPLLGISPGAVPALAYRARASLRQEYLQAHLAETSSPRCRATATKLGAGTRDGLSLRERAQVEQHLDHCARCRALADELADVNASLRGVVAFLVLGSATLDYLTDSGAASSAITAVHAATKSGEPGPRQFLGVAVSGVALATAVAVALGAGGVGTAPVAHRPQESERPAPPPVSAPATPSPTPVGPPSHPSLPPLPAPELRPDSYRQLRPPLPQSPETRPVSPPPALPPPPFPPADPATPVEPAPPAAQPEEPLPSPGTDPGGDTGNEVPPPDPAPRPKVSASVPGDGIRLDAGGEARNLDVALHNDGEATAAGTAVALTLPDGVTTVAQQPGEGADPGDGTPPEEEDDGLGTGITSENDTTPEPRTDGGRTESTAPGHEPGTPPAVSCPPGRGTVVCEVPGGLEPREREVVRFRVTAAPEAESGAAEGRVTVAGGDPVRFTVPIAVRQDVARLDVGVTGRQLHIEVRNEGARPAIASVSVSLDVPGLVLYAEDLECEAEPLHCVSPAPLDPGQSTHLEVFVPPGHDADIVTVTASVGEDTTSEVVELMSLLRLDEPEPGASEPGDSSRPSSSSPSGTAPSTTPAGPDPAGPAAASTALPQAPVSSSFPVFPQAPSEEVAEDDDAPSLLGTLLRQQHRRSGRLRRRAGFPVHPRPSA
- a CDS encoding response regulator transcription factor; amino-acid sequence: MPVSRKVGKVSVVLLAEDDPAIAEPLSRALRREGYEVTVVADGPSTLDATARDRVDLLVLDLGLPGMDGLEVCRRLRATDQGLPVLMLTARTDEVDFVVGLDAGADDYVAKPFRLAELLARIRALLRRRAPEVLESGGVRMDVGARVVTVEGREIALANKEFELLRVLLTRAGQVVSREEILSEVWNDLSPETSRTSKTLDMHMSWLRRKLARAANGTARRPGEEHIATVRGVGFRFNTD
- the hisN gene encoding histidinol-phosphatase, which encodes MTVLGYSVDLVLAKRLADAADAITTARFRALDLGVDRKPDRTPVTDADTAVEDAVRDLLALERPGDAVAGEERGGSATAPGRVWVIDPIDGTKNFLRGVPVWATLIALVEDGVPVVGVVSAPLLGRRWWAASGEGAWLRDSAGEHRISVSKVAALDDATVSTTDLGSWVEHHSRDAYLRLVDACWESRAFGDFWQHCLVAEGALDIAAEPIVNPWDVAPLRVLVTEAGGRFSDLAGRGGIDGGSALSTNGLLHDRALEIVASGGGEG
- a CDS encoding GtrA family protein, with amino-acid sequence MAVVGSVLARLPAPLRAILVKHRELLKFALVGGTTFVVDNAIWYLLKLTILTSKPTTAKAIAIIIATIVSYVLNREWSFRTRGGRERAHEAALFFLVSGVAVVINLIPLLMSRYVFDLEVPHVSRFVQEAADFASGSIIGMLLAMAFRFWGFRRWVFPDELGRTRRDAPTDDAAASGAHR